One part of the Halopenitus persicus genome encodes these proteins:
- a CDS encoding S8 family peptidase, producing the protein MATVPSAINRYGSGGWPGIIVQLDADDSSAADAIRDWADADDRHLVDVDGQGNRALVAAPLDYAAAGLASPSDALPGLDYVEGLAMDVQMTRPDPVGQLAEQGAFSAPEAPFNIPLDGAFDQSDVAYSGDVQQSTMADARAALNADSVSATGSGVTVAVLDDGVDVASDSSVFGSRISAAKNFVSGETGISNAGSASGHGTWVASAIAGNPSDSTYQGVSPAASLLVGKVLGEGGGSSHDVAKGVRWADRNGADVINMSLGSHLYSPEVVDAIEEVLDEDGDVSAVMIAAGNSRQTTRWVDSPASSATDIEGALAVGATTVDPPAEAQSVYFSSVGTHDGYTDRSAGKTRKGTVEVAAPGAQIEALVPTSDGGTTTSSKSGTSMASPLAAGVVALGIESASWTPSEVEQRLSDTAQPVPAAGVTEVGWGVPLADNFLNGTNPDKSQADVRSDAAAARDAANRSLSGNQSNLAPLRFLIDL; encoded by the coding sequence GCTGGCCGGGCATCATCGTCCAACTCGACGCGGACGACAGTTCGGCGGCGGACGCGATCCGTGACTGGGCGGACGCGGACGACCGTCACCTCGTGGACGTGGACGGACAGGGCAACCGTGCGCTGGTGGCCGCACCGCTTGACTACGCGGCGGCGGGGTTGGCGTCGCCGTCCGACGCGCTCCCCGGACTGGACTACGTGGAGGGGTTGGCGATGGACGTGCAGATGACGCGCCCGGATCCCGTCGGCCAGCTCGCCGAACAGGGCGCGTTCTCTGCCCCGGAGGCGCCGTTCAACATCCCGCTGGACGGAGCGTTTGACCAGAGCGACGTGGCGTACAGCGGGGACGTCCAGCAGTCCACGATGGCGGACGCTCGAGCCGCGCTCAACGCGGACTCTGTTTCCGCGACCGGTTCTGGTGTCACCGTCGCTGTGCTGGACGACGGCGTCGACGTGGCGTCGGACTCCAGCGTGTTCGGTAGCCGCATCTCGGCAGCGAAGAACTTCGTGAGCGGTGAGACCGGCATCAGCAACGCGGGTTCGGCGAGCGGGCACGGGACGTGGGTTGCGTCGGCCATCGCGGGCAACCCCAGCGACTCCACGTATCAGGGCGTCTCGCCCGCCGCGTCCCTGCTCGTCGGCAAGGTACTCGGCGAGGGCGGCGGCTCCAGTCACGACGTGGCGAAGGGCGTGCGGTGGGCCGACCGCAACGGTGCGGACGTGATCAACATGAGCCTCGGAAGCCACCTCTACTCGCCGGAGGTGGTGGACGCCATCGAGGAAGTCCTCGATGAGGATGGTGACGTGTCGGCGGTGATGATCGCCGCCGGGAACTCCCGCCAAACGACGCGGTGGGTGGATTCGCCCGCGTCTTCGGCGACGGACATCGAGGGCGCCCTCGCGGTGGGCGCGACGACTGTCGACCCGCCTGCGGAGGCACAGTCGGTCTACTTCTCCAGCGTCGGCACTCACGACGGCTACACCGACCGGAGCGCGGGCAAGACGCGCAAGGGGACTGTCGAGGTGGCCGCGCCCGGGGCGCAGATTGAGGCCCTCGTGCCCACGTCGGACGGCGGCACGACGACGTCGAGCAAGTCCGGTACGTCGATGGCGTCGCCGCTGGCGGCGGGCGTCGTCGCACTCGGTATCGAGTCGGCCTCGTGGACTCCGAGTGAGGTGGAGCAGCGACTCTCGGACACGGCGCAGCCCGTTCCCGCGGCTGGCGTGACCGAGGTTGGGTGGGGCGTCCCGCTCGCCGACAACTTCCTGAACGGGACGAACCCGGACAAGTCGCAGGCGGATGTCCGCTCGGACGCGGCAGCGGCACGGGACGCGGCGAATCGAAGCCTCTCCGGCAACCAGAGCAACCTCGCCCCACTCCGGTTCCTGATTGACCTGTAA